In the Actinomycetota bacterium genome, one interval contains:
- a CDS encoding transcriptional regulator has translation MKHDEFFRKHPVFTGGELAKHLSSHGEVGGRAQEALLAYHQKAGRVVRARRGLYAVIPAGADTDSFSVDPFLVAAKLTVDAILSHHTALEFHGRAYSVQEYFTYSASRPLGPLTFRSHVFRGTKFPQALLRVGKEHFGVSTAERAGQELRVTSLERTLVDVLNRPDLSGSWEEIWRSLESVEFFDLDKIVEYALLLGNATTGAKVGFFLDQHRETLMVEDRHLKALHDLLPRQPHYLDRAKRTSGRLVSEWNLVVPKEVLERVWGEVL, from the coding sequence ATGAAACATGATGAGTTTTTCCGAAAGCACCCGGTTTTCACCGGAGGGGAGTTGGCCAAGCATCTGTCGTCCCATGGTGAAGTCGGCGGGCGGGCGCAGGAGGCGCTCCTGGCGTACCACCAGAAGGCCGGACGGGTCGTCCGGGCGCGGCGCGGGTTGTATGCCGTAATCCCGGCAGGAGCCGACACCGATTCGTTTTCGGTCGACCCATTTCTCGTAGCCGCGAAGCTGACCGTGGATGCGATCCTGTCGCATCATACGGCGCTTGAATTTCACGGGAGGGCTTACTCGGTACAGGAATACTTCACCTATTCGGCGTCTCGCCCGCTCGGCCCCCTGACGTTCCGCTCCCATGTTTTCCGGGGGACGAAGTTTCCCCAGGCTCTTCTCCGTGTGGGGAAGGAGCATTTCGGCGTTTCGACCGCGGAGCGCGCCGGTCAGGAGCTGAGGGTTACGAGTCTGGAACGGACCTTGGTCGATGTCCTGAATCGTCCCGACCTCTCGGGAAGCTGGGAGGAAATCTGGCGGTCGCTGGAATCCGTCGAATTCTTCGATCTCGACAAGATCGTGGAGTACGCGCTCCTGCTCGGAAATGCGACCACCGGGGCGAAGGTGGGGTTCTTTCTCGACCAGCACCGTGAAACTTTGATGGTGGAGGACCGTCATCTCAAGGCGCTTCACGACCTGCTCCCGCGACAACCGCATTATCTGGACCGCGCCAAGCGGACATCCGGTCGCCTCGTGTCGGAATGGAACTTGGTGGTTCCCAAGGAAGTGCTCGAACGGGTGTGGGGGGAGGTACTATGA
- a CDS encoding phosphoribosylformylglycinamidine synthase subunit PurQ, which yields MRQDVTLTHNDSGKFEDRWVHLKANPLSNCVFIRGIENYVVRTQHPRWTRERLADEGDGLAIFKNAVDYVMKEL from the coding sequence ATGCGCCAGGACGTCACGCTAACCCACAACGACTCCGGCAAGTTCGAGGACCGCTGGGTCCATCTCAAGGCCAACCCGCTCTCGAACTGCGTCTTCATACGCGGTATCGAGAACTATGTCGTGCGCACCCAGCACCCGCGCTGGACGCGTGAGCGGCTTGCGGACGAGGGCGATGGCCTGGCGATATTCAAAAACGCGGTCGATTATGTGATGAAAGAGCTGTAG
- a CDS encoding DUF3179 domain-containing protein translates to MGIEFKSQALSLGFLTTQQGQVSAQFGVPGKPVNSNLIIYDRKSDSYRPQIMGRAITGPARGIALEEFPVVRITWEKWKSEHPDTLVLSRDTGFFRN, encoded by the coding sequence ATGGGTATTGAGTTCAAAAGTCAAGCGCTAAGCTTGGGTTTCTTGACTACCCAACAAGGGCAAGTTTCCGCGCAGTTCGGAGTGCCTGGAAAACCGGTAAACTCAAATCTGATTATATATGACCGCAAAAGCGATTCCTACCGGCCGCAAATTATGGGCCGGGCGATCACTGGACCCGCAAGGGGTATAGCTCTGGAGGAATTTCCCGTCGTGCGGATCACCTGGGAGAAGTGGAAAAGCGAACATCCGGACACGCTGGTTTTGTCCCGCGATACCGGTTTTTTCCGTAATTAG
- a CDS encoding helix-turn-helix transcriptional regulator, protein MEHRVTGRERQVLRLISQGLANKEIAARLNLSKHTIDNHCRKIFRKLDVGDRFAAVDAAKDEGIIAADGQGEPIV, encoded by the coding sequence ATGGAGCATCGAGTAACCGGCCGTGAGAGGCAGGTTCTAAGGCTTATCAGCCAAGGCCTCGCCAATAAAGAGATTGCGGCTCGCCTCAATCTAAGCAAACACACCATAGACAACCATTGCCGGAAGATCTTTCGAAAGCTCGATGTTGGCGATCGCTTCGCGGCGGTTGATGCCGCCAAAGATGAGGGAATCATTGCCGCCGACGGGCAAGGCGAACCAATCGTCTAG